Genomic DNA from Plasmodium brasilianum strain Bolivian I chromosome Unknown PB_00_03, whole genome shotgun sequence:
GTggcttatatataaaagacatatatttcttaactAATGCTTTGTCTGCAAATTTtgaactatatttttttttggatgCATTTCTTTCACCACAATCTGATTCACCGAcgtatttcttattttctaaataatgATTTTTCTTTAGGtctaatttatatttgaatcCCAAATTGATTGTTTTATTCTTAACTTTTGAtaatattctattatttcTTGAATTTAATATGCTACGTATACAGGTTCTATAGTTTAAAGATTTATCAGAATTACactacagaaaaaaaaaatattcatgttgtatataatgtgatatattttcttacacttaaagaaaaatttccgttaaatacatatgtatatatatgcatatatatataacgtgacatattaaaaatataaaggaaaTTATATGAGATGTAATAGTGATAccaaattattaatataagagtaagtaaaattaaaaatgataaatattatgattttaatggaaataaaatagtaactATTCcccttcattttttcatgattaagtgttataatatatttatatatgtaagatAATAGGCTTCATATTCGAGAAACGTCGTTGAAAAATATTCTCTAttcatttgttattttaatttatcatgTTTATTTTCCTCAAATTgtatcaaattttttaaataaagcacaaatataaataatagagAAATGTCAACACTATAAAGGCATTTCTAAATAACTCCattgaatttatttataaaaaatcttcaattaaaataaatgtggTAGAACTAATTTTATTGCTAAAtctactaatatatatatacattattctGATTCGTCTTATTAAGCAAATATTAAATGCTGCTGTTAATTAtcttaagaaaaaaaaaaaagatttctccgattcttaaaattttcgttttatatataaaatataaaaaatccGCTATATAAATGATCACATTAACATACATCGGAAATATAGCAATTGAAGTGTCTAGATTCGTATAAATAAACGTAGTTTTGCGCACTTATTAAAAGATCTTAAATTActatatagaatataattCCTGTAATAtcctgaaaaaaaaagaaaaaactacatatttttgttatagtaaaaattataaagttGCATCTGATATATActtgaatttttataatgttcATGCATTTTTATTGTAGATGTTTCATTGGAGGATTGAATTAACATACAAACTTTTGCATTTTAAGAAGAAAACTAAAAATTATCTGTTTTATAGGTTTTCgccattttattattagtattacatgataatttttatataattataaaatatatatattatttattattgttaaaagTTAATACACTATATGAGTTcacttatataattttttatttcttgttaaaatattgcaaatttataagttatataaaaataataatattaaaaaaaataagagaaaagaaaaatataaaagtaaatttaattaaaaaatattcttaccaattatgaaatataaaaataaattccaatataatataattatacattaaataaGTTTAGAGAAACTAGTTCAAGctatataaaatatcttttttaataatgttataagtaaaagaagaaaaactAATATCCCAACATTTTCATCCATTCCTAATTTTTGCATTTGATAACTTCAactaattataaaaatattatatattaaataaattattttaattataaataattaattggTACTAATATATCTAATTAAGTTacttttctaaaaaattattaattgaaaataagagaaaagaattataataatatttaatataatatataacacatattACTCTGGAACACTgcataaaataagataataatttttttatttcatgctttcatatgtatatacatttatgtaattgCACCAAATGAAAGTATTAAATTCCTTCAAAAGTATACATTAtcatggaaaaaaaaatatcgaAACACTATAAATagtgtaaataataaatatgtacatttttatagttATGTATAAGTGCATGATATCTAGCtagtttaatataataatgcaaacaaaacaaaaaaaaaaatttaattcataATTTCATTAAGCGAATAGTAAATCTTAATTAtgtacaaaaacaaaaattttcgGAAACCAATGTATTCATTATAActagttttttatttcatctcCCCCTACTTctattacataatttataaattttaccaGTATATAAATTACCATGGTGAtacttattataaataacgACAATAAAAAAGCTTGCATTCCAGATTTTGTCATAAATTGTTGAAAAGATTGACTATTTTTCCCCAACACTAGATTACCTAGTGGAGGACAAACTAACAAAAGTAATGAAAGtactgtaaaaaaaattattgatgGTAGAGCAAAAGTTAAAACAGCACTTTTACACgctgaaaatttaaaattttttttttggatagAATCTGTACATTTcctatattcatatattgcAATAAATcctttataaattaatttttcaaatattttatctatttctACAAATggtttacataatatatatattccctTCCTCAGTAACTTTTTTTCCTCAAATCCtgaattacatttatttttagttcTGCTCTTTCCATCGTATTCCGCTCCAGTATTATtaccataattttttaattgacaatttttttttttttttttcatatcgTTATATCCATTTCTAGGGAAGTTACGTTCTAATAaaacctttattttttcattgttaAATTTTGATAATAATCTATATGTTCTTgaatataatgatatattttgaatagtTTTCATACCTAAAATTTGACCAAAGTTATGCTacaaggaaaataaaatgttttaattttttatagtttgatatatttttctacgcacaaagtaaatattttgtttcagttgatatatgtgtatatataacatgaatcatcataaaatatggaaaaaattttctgcaatgttatatttataccgCATCacagaaataataatatatccaaacaaaaaatataaatataatatttttaactaaaataaaagatatcattttatattcattccaaaattattttgttcaatGTCTTTAAACATGCAAATaatttactatatatttacaaaatcgtaataaaaatattttttcatctcCTTTGTTATCTGATTTTATGCATTGAAAGAGTAAtaaattcagaaaaaaaaaaaataaaaatagaaatttaaaaaaaaaataatataaaaaaaattttagtaaatatttcaataaatttacatattaaaaaataaacattaattataataatttttagtagccctaattttattaataaatgttaaaaatatatttacattttagcTTCTTAACAGAGTAATACTAAATTTCCTTGTTAAtacatttcaaaaaaaataaaataaatttttggtTTCCTTatgattttaatttatatataaaacaaaacagtTTATGtgataagaataaatatattatcacataacattaatataattattatttttatgataaatatcCTGTAAATAACATaagtaatttttacatatttttttttctaagcattattttttatttaaaaaacgtaaatttcacatatataatataattacaatgacagaaatgtaaagaaaaaataaaaaaatacaaatttttttttatcgtaTAAATTATGATccaatatatgataaatgcCTTTGCATATGTAAAAAGCTTAAACATTCTTTTCGTAAAAATATGATTGTAAGATGTAATTCAGATACAAAATTTTGGTATTTAAATAACACAATCCAAATTGCTAAATTTAAACATTTGtaacatattaataaaagaaatatacagtaatttatatataatttaaaaaaatgtattttatttatcattacCAATAATGCATGCATTAACTGTGATAATTcagatatttataaatgttttagttttattaaaattttatatatttaaaaattctgcGGAAATATTAgcgttaataaaaaaatgtaaaaacgTATTTAGCAAAAAATTCTTCTTAGTAATTTAGATAATTCAATGGGAAAttccaaaaatatataacgtaaaaaaaaaatgtataataatttacatttaaaacgTTCTATAAGttattatatagtatattatataataagacttataaaaatttttaatatattaatttttttcccgaaaattttgaaaaaggaaaaaatttggtaattattttttattaatttataaataaattatacccaaattaacatatttaagtataaccattatttatgtaatgtatataaaataaatgagacgctatattgaaatatgcttagaaaattacatatatgtgtatatcaatatttttatttgtttctgtttttttcaCTTATAGTCTTGAGttaattatgaaattattaaatattaaatatattattttaataatataaataataaattgttactaatttttttaattaatttaatctccttaaaaaaaatagtttatataaaaacaatataaaaaaaataatttaattataagcGCAATATATAGTATTACTCTAAGAAAAACAgtattaaaataagatatttatgtatttcgtgatttcatatttatataatgtataaatttgttataaatatatttataatgaatattaGTAAGATAATTAGTCCTACACTTTCGAGAGATTCTTACGTTATCATATAttgcatattttaatttatatacaaaatataacgTATTaccttatttattaatactatatCTTATTCAGATTACTTAATCAAAGAAGTTAGATAAAACTATTATCTTTTATCTAATCAATagtttttaaattatcatgTCAAGTATATGGTTTGACATTTTTAGGattattcctttttctgctaaattttatttttaatgatatatttattaaaaacatttatatcagtcataattaattatacattttcatCTAAATGGAAATATcatctataaaaaaatttcaatttttaggtaaataaatattcttccATTGAATAAATGGATTTATCACACATTAATAGGttcaatttataaatatttatttatatgtattttttgtatataggaatatattttaattaatatatatatatatatatatatatgtatgtatatattaatccATTAATGTTTTTACATCTTTTTAATACGGTATCATTTATagtattcatttatattaattaaaaacttTATAATAGTAGTTCatgttttttctaatatatattgttattaatattatataacgGTGGAgtatatgctttttttattttataatttagtttaaaataatatgatgtcataccatatatatttaaattgaaaatgttattatattactgTTTCTTTAAGTAACATTTTTAGAATGATCTTTACTGTACAGAAATTTGTTCGTGTCCATTACTCTATTACTGCTAATAATTCTATTAAAACTTATCATTTCTGGATTCATTTGCAATTTTTCTTACAGtgacatatttttcatttaactaTAGTATATAATTGGTAcct
This window encodes:
- a CDS encoding uncharacterized protein (Plasmodium exported protein), with the protein product MISFILVKNIIFIFFVWIYYYFCDAHNFGQILGMKTIQNISLYSRTYRLLSKFNNEKIKVLLERNFPRNGYNDMKKKKKNCQLKNYGNNTGAEYDGKSRTKNKCNSGFEEKKLLRKGIYILCKPFVEIDKIFEKLIYKGFIAIYEYRKCTDSIQKKNFKFSACKSAVLTFALPSIIFFTVLSLLLLVCPPLGNLVLGKNSQSFQQFMTKSGMQAFLLSLFIISITMVIYILVKFINYVIEVGGDEIKN